TTGGATGTAATCTCCGATCGCATTGGTTTGGCAGAAGTTCCCCAGGTGACGGGGGATGTGAAACGCCTATGCACAAATTCCCACATTTGTCAACAGGGAGATTTATTTTTGGGCATGCCAGGTACGCGGGTTGATGGGGGTGAGTTTTGGCAGGGAGCGATCGCTTCGGGGGCGATCGCAGCTTTGGTCTCTCGCCAGGCTTACCAGCAGGTTCCCCCACAATTTCAGGAAATAGTGATTCCGGTAGATGATATGGTCGCTGCCTGCGCGGAGGTGGCGGCGGCATTTTACGGGCATCCTACCCAAAAACTACGCATGGTGGGCGTGACGGGAACCAATGGCAAAACCACCACCACTCACTTAATTGAGTTTCTATTGCAAAAGGCGCAGCAACCAACGGCTTTGTTAGGAACGCTGTATGCCCGCTGGCCGCACCATCAGGAAACAGCAGTTCATACCACCCCTTTTGCCGATCGGTTGCAACAGCAGCTGTCCCAGGCTTACGCAGCGGGGGCGCGGTCGATGGTGATGGAGGTGAGTTCCCACGCCTTGCAGCAGGGGCGGGTGTTGGGCTGTCAGTTCGACGTAGCGGTGTTTACCAACCTCAGCCAAGACCATCTAGATTTTCACAAAACCATGGAAAATTATTTCGAGGCCAAGGCGTTGCTGTTTTCTAAAGGGTATTTGCGGGGTCAGGCAATCGTTAATGTGGATGATGCCTACGGCCAGCGTTTGTTGGAACGGTTGGATCCGCAGTCGGTTTGGCGCTACAGCTTGACCGATAGCAGCGTGGAATTGTATCCCTACGATTTGCATTTGCATCCCGATGGGGTGACAGGGAAAATCCATACGCCTCACGGAGAGGCAGATTTATCGCTACCGGCGATTGGACGATACAACCTAGCCAATGCCCTAGCAGCGGTGGGGGCAGCATTGCAATTGGGAGCAGATCTAGAAGCGATCGCGGCGGCGTTGCCCCAATTTCAGGGAGTTCCGGGGCGAATGGAAAAAGTCCAGGCAGACCCCAACCAGGATCTCACCGTGGTAGTGGATTACGCCCACACCCCCGATAGTTTGGAAAATGTCTTGCAAGCCATGCGACCCTACGTAGCGCGAGAGTTGGTGTGTGTCTTTGGCTGCGGAGGCGATCGCGATCGGGGCAAACGTCCCATCATGGGGCAAATTGCCGCGCAACTGGCAGACCGGGTGGTGGTGACTTCCGACAATCCCAGAACCGAAGACCCGGAAACCATTTTGCAAGATATCTTGCAAG
The Geitlerinema sp. PCC 9228 DNA segment above includes these coding regions:
- a CDS encoding UDP-N-acetylmuramoyl-L-alanyl-D-glutamate--2,6-diaminopimelate ligase — protein: MELQELLDVISDRIGLAEVPQVTGDVKRLCTNSHICQQGDLFLGMPGTRVDGGEFWQGAIASGAIAALVSRQAYQQVPPQFQEIVIPVDDMVAACAEVAAAFYGHPTQKLRMVGVTGTNGKTTTTHLIEFLLQKAQQPTALLGTLYARWPHHQETAVHTTPFADRLQQQLSQAYAAGARSMVMEVSSHALQQGRVLGCQFDVAVFTNLSQDHLDFHKTMENYFEAKALLFSKGYLRGQAIVNVDDAYGQRLLERLDPQSVWRYSLTDSSVELYPYDLHLHPDGVTGKIHTPHGEADLSLPAIGRYNLANALAAVGAALQLGADLEAIAAALPQFQGVPGRMEKVQADPNQDLTVVVDYAHTPDSLENVLQAMRPYVARELVCVFGCGGDRDRGKRPIMGQIAAQLADRVVVTSDNPRTEDPETILQDILQGIPEGVSPEVICDRASAISHAIQTAQPGDSVAIVGKGHEDYQIIGTEKIHFDDREQALQALRERNW